The Calliopsis andreniformis isolate RMS-2024a chromosome 10, iyCalAndr_principal, whole genome shotgun sequence nucleotide sequence CTACAGTGTGTTTGTTATTTAATGCAGATCGTTTAGTGAGTGAGGTGAAATGTgatttatattatcaaattcatgaTTTTTCGTAAATTAAAAACTGAATCAACGTTGATAAAGTTAGAACATTGAACCTTGTAATAAGGTCTGGATCAATTAATCGAGTCgttaattcattaaattttgTCAATGTTAATAGTCAGTATGACCATCAGCAGATGCTATTTATTTGTTGTTACATattaataaatagaaaaatCTCAATGCATCATCCACAGAGTGAATATTTCATAACTATAAAGTACCtataaatattatgataatattttagACATAAAAGAAGTGAAGAAATATGGAATAAACTGTTGAGTACTAGAAAATTTGAGAAATAGAATTTAAACTAGTTGATTTGTAAccgtttttaatttttatctgtTGACAATTACAACcatatttttctttataatttatccATAAATTAacgttttaaaatataaaagagcATCTCCACACTACTACGGTCATAcattacatttttattattatttggcATAAATGATGGTCATGTATTTAATGAGGAACTTGTTTCACACAGGTGTAATAATTTTGAATTAAAAAAGTAATAGcctttattaaaattttgtaaCTTTAGCTAAAAGTAGATATCAATCTgaatttgcagttattctttaagaaattgaaatatttctttcCATAATATTATCCATTAGCTTCTAGGAAGATAAACTATCTGtacatttataatatttacTATATACAGTATGTTTATATACaccaatttttaaaatatgataCATGAAATCATCATTTACAGCTGAATAATTTTCATTGTGTAATTGTTTTTGACTTAGTAGTCTGTATTGCGGCAGAtgaacaaaattaaaattacataGATGTGAAACAAAATTCATTCTTTTGATGTTTCGAATACTGTCTGTTCTCGAATCTCAAAAGCATGATATTAATATGCTGCttttctaaaaattaaaattttagaaGACAGATGAGGAAAAAAAAATCACGAATGAGATGAATTTAGTATACATAtggataattttaattttgttggTCTAGCTGGTGGAGAGGCTGCAAGAGGAGAAGAGGCTGGAACAAATACGAAGAAAGGAAAGAACTGAAGCATACTTGTATATAACCGTCAACGTCCTTCTTGAGGATAACTTTGACGGTCACCAAGGAAATGACTTATACGATCCAGAGCATGCTTTGTATCGTGTATTTCGCGTACGTAAGCAGTGTACCTTGCACGAGTTTCTTGAATTGCTGAGTGATAGCTTGGTAAGTGTAATTGTTGACAATTTTTTCATGCTATTGCTCTCTTCTTAAGTTAGTATTGGTACATGCATACATTTGAAATTACTTAATGTTGAAATATTGGTGTGGCTCTATAGTATGTGATATTAGTTTCATTGTATACTATATCGTTGTGTTCTACACTTACGGTAGGTGATTACAGATAtgatatttaaaaatgtatcaAATACTTCACTCTAACAATCCCTAGATGGTTGGTGTAAGTAATGTTATATGAAATTTTTGTCTACAGAAATATCCAATAGAGCAAATTCGTTTATGGCCATTGAATATACGTTCGAACCAGACTTCTAGACCGATGCCGCTTGAATTAGAACTTGATCTGCAGAAATCTATTTATCAGTGCGCAGAAAATCCAAATCTTTGGACTGTGTTTGTTGAACTTGTACCTCCCGATTCTGGCTTAACAGCATTGCCACCGTTCGACAAAGATAccgatgtattattatttttcaaattatacGATCCCAAGAACAAGAAGATTCATTACTGTGGCCACCACTATATGCCAGTCCAAGCCAAAGTCCGTAAGTTTCATTTTAACTGATTCAGACAATGAGTATTttcgattattaattattattctataTCATACTGCTTTTAGATCCTCTGGTTATATTCTTTTTTGAAATACGCTCTTTTGTTTACTGACAtacatcttttatttttataacagtggaaaataattattatcatgGTTTTCTGCAGAGGAACTTATACCAATTTTGAACGAAAGAGCTGGATTTCCACCTGATACCGAATTAGCACTTTACGAAGAAATCAAGCCAAATTTGGTAGAAAAGATAGAGAACTTAACAGAAGCGTTAGAAAAGGTTCTTGAAGAATTAATGGATGGAGATATAATTGTGTttcaaaaagaagaaaacaaTCAAATGTATGAGCTTCCAACATGTAGAGAATACTTCAAGTAAGTTACATAAAACATAGATATAAACGCATTTTCTTATAGAGAACAATAATACAAATGTTGAAATTGTATTTTAGGGATTTATTCCAtagagtagaagtgacgttctgCGATAAAACAATTCCTAATGATCCAGGCTTCACAATGGAACTTTCGTTAAGAATGACGTATGATCAAATGGCGAGAGCTGTAGCACAAAGAGTTGGCACAGATCCGTACCTTCTACAGTTCTTCAAATGTCAAAAGTAAGTGCACGTAAATTTATATAACACAGCAGTATAGCGTACGTTATACAATTTAATTACATTTCATTTATAGTTATAAAGATTCTCCTGGGCATCCGCTAAAATGTACATTTGAGGGTTCACTTAAAGATTTGGTTTCTTATTGTAAACCAAAAACGAAAAAATTGTATTATCAGCAGCTCAGTATTAGAGTAAATGAGCTTGAGAACAAAAAACAATTTAAATGTATATGGGTTGGTCCATCTCTTaaggaagaaaaagaaattatCCTCTATCCTAATAAAAATGGTACTGTAGCTACCTTACTCGAAGAAGCTAAGAAACAGGTAGAATTGTCTGAAAATGGATCTGGGAAGTTGAGGATACTAGAAATCAATTGTAGTAAACTTTCGCCTGGTCCAAAAGAAGATGTACCTTTAGATAACTTAAACACGTCTGGCACAAAATTATATAGGATAGAAGAAATTCCAAACGACGAGTTAAATTTAGCAGAAGATGAAATGTTGGTTCCTGTTGCACACTTTCACAAAGATATTTTCTCTACATTTGGTATTCcctttttctttaaaattaaacATGTAAGCATAGTCATATCTATAATAGTAGATGTTCTATTCTCGTTTGCGCTTTAGCTTTGTAGATACAAATAGCTTCGTTATTTACACTTGTCCACAGGGTGAACCTTTCCCAAAAATGAAGGAGAGATTACTGAAGAAACTAGGAGTACAGGAGAAAGAATTTGAGAAGGTAGGCATCCTAATCTAattttatttgatattttatGAGAATTCATAAAAAAACTTTGAAGTTTAAGTTCGCGGTGGTGACGATGGGTAAACCACACTTTATTATCGACTCGCCAGAATACTGCATGGACCTCGCAGATTTCCGTATTCATCCAAGTCAGAGTAAGTGTACCAAACGATATGAAACTTGAATAGAGAATAATAACCAAATGAAACTTGAATAGAGAATAATAACCAAATGAAACTTGAATAAAGAATAACCAAATGAAACTTGAATAAAAAATGACCAAATGAAACTTGAGTAGAGAATAACCGAATGAAAGAAAGTAGTATATAATTGTTGTAgtataaattttaaattgacgCTGATTAAGAATAAATTTTCTAGTTTATCCACTTTTAAACGCAGGCACATTGCCACATAGGCCTTGGCTAGGCTTGGAACATGTCAACAAAGCGCCGAAGCGTTCTCGTATCAACTACCTCGAAAAGGCCATTAAGATTTACAATTAAAATTTTCATCAGAAGAAAAGAAGACAAAATTAGGCAGCCACTCATAATTTATACGACTCTATAGTAAGAAAGCGACGTCTGACACACAGTGGTTGGAAATGCGTTTGTGTATTCGATTCTTCAGCCAGATAGTGCGcgattttattattatgatcatgttAACGAAAGGTAAATCTACGCTTTGTATACGATGGATTACGAGACTGTAATGAACATGCAACGATACTTTGTGCATCATGGAAGTTCTCCCTTTCAAATCGACAGGGATTTTACGTAGTGGCTGGATCGATGGTACTACATCGATTCTACTATGCTCCCAACGAAGGAATAGACGCGCTTCTATCAATTGAAATCAATTCTTtgtatttgtaaatattttgcCTCTCGGCGGCAacagtttaaaaatatttttgaagacAGTGTCCTCAATGCATTCAGTTCTGTCAAGAGCAAGAGTTTGTTTAAACACATAATGTCATTGCAAAAACGAGTATGGATTGCAACCACTGAATGAAGAAAGCTCATGTCAGGAAGCAAAGAAAAAGGTATTTATGAATGTAGCATAATACTACTTCTATAGAGAAATGGCTCGAATTTGCAGAAATTTTGGTTACTTGATCCTGCCACGTAAAATCTTTGTATTGATATGAATAAGATCcaaagaaacactgttgtactgttCTACGTGATGTAATACTTAACGCTCATTATCAAAAAAGAATTGTCTACATATCCTGttttatattctattcaggatgttTGAAACGCAGACTTACAGTTGTCATATAATCTTATATTTTCAACATTCTAATGTAATTTTCACGGAGAAGTGAGTTTCCTTTGTAAGATCCTTTTCTAGgatatacatttttatttatctAGTAAAATGTAATTATCAAGCCTTAATTGAAGggaaatgtaattaaaaaatacaaaattgttaTATCAAAAAATTGCTATGAAACACCTGCCAGATCATTTCTATGAAAAATATCTGAGTTGCTTTCCAAACACCCTGGAGCTATTTGTGTTTGAATATATTCTtttttgtgtgttttatgcgtcttttCCTATAATATACTTTACTGAGTCTTTATaaaattttgcaaatatacaacagtagaCTAACATATTACCAAGGCAgacttttaatttaaaaaaggcgTCGAACACAGTAAATGTTTAATTCATCGCGTATCGAACGTGTCAAATCAGATTAAGAATTACGGAGAACTAATTATTAAAGGAAAtctatcatttcacagtttcacATTTATCGTTCTAGTAAGCCTTACTATTAGATTATATTTTACAgtcttcttttttttatttttaattcactAGATATCATGAATCTACTTCCGAATACTTTTCGTTTGAAGACTTGCCACGATATTATATGAGATCTCTTACTATTTATGAATCATGATTTTGTTCATTACTTCTGCTTTAACTGTGATTGAAGTCTTTCGTGAAGACGCGTTTAAACTTCATAGCTCCGAAATGCCTAAGAATGTTATCAGATATTGGAAGAAATTGGAGcaatttatttaatatatttgttTGTCTTCTGAGAGATTAGTttgttacaattattaaatGAAACTAAGGTTTTAAAGTTTTTAAACAAAAGTTACAGAATATGTCAAGTTAAATCACTTTAATTCAGGTGAATTAGCTGTTAGTCTGTTAGTATAATAAATTGCTGCAACTTAATTGAAACGATAATTTATATCAtatgtatgatatatatatgatacaatACATATATATGATACGTAACATACATATAATTTAAAGAAGCATGTTAGGTGTAACACTTATAACGAAAAAGAATTATCGTGCTTCGTGGTTTCACATTTCTAGAACGCATTTCAACATCGGTGAATACTACTATAAGTAAACAGTTCGTAAGAGATACAATGTGCAGTAATATTCATAAAAGCTGGACATACTAGTTTCGAGGATGTATCGCAATACTTTGTAAAAATCTAAACGTGAGTGTACAGATAGTTTGACTACTTGCAACCGTGATTTTAATAATGTACGTGCTTCACAATGCTGTTCTAAACGGCCAACTTAATCACTGCTTTCGTTTTAAAGACTAATTCGAATATTCTTCACTCAGTAACATGAGTAATACTTCATTCATGAAATATTATTTGAATCGAGCACGAATGTCTGTACTTGTTTGAATAATTGTAAAAGATTTTAAAAAAATGCAAATTCGCAGATTCTGCAGTacttgtaaaacgaatattttttcAACATCAAGCAATGAGATTTAATTTAACAACATTAAAGTAATCGCAGATGTTCTTGACTGCATTTTTTAATGATATAAAAAACCACAATATACGAAGCAATAGACAGAGGATCTTTTTGTTAAGATGCATGTAAAAATGATAGCCTTTGATCGAAGGAAGGGGTCAAAATCATCGTACATGTTAACTTGGAAGCTCTGAGAGCATGAATTACATTTTGTTATTCATGTATACATAGATATATATAaattgtatacatatatttcgTTACTAGGTTCCTCGATGAATGACCACTGTGACGATGATTTTGGAGTTGAAGCTAGTACGAATACTTAACGATAATATCGATAGTAGTCCTGTATTTTTTGCACGAAATCATAAAAACTTTATTGGAAGAGAATTGTTTAAGTTATTGTattataataaaaagaaaagcaAACGAAAGTATCAAACGTATATGTAATAAATATCTGCAAAGGGACGCACTTCTGATAATATAATGCTTAGTTGTAACGCGTTTTTGTGTCTTTGTACAGCTAAACTTTATAGCAGCTGCTCAATTGCAATTGTAAATTGGATCTATAAGATTTCAGTGGTTCATTTTTTAAGTAAATAAAAGCAGAATGCAACACAGGTATgcataaagaaaaagaaaaatttaataCTTCATGGTCACGACTGATTGCTTAACACGAGCAATATGACTTCTACGCGTTTTAATTTTCATTAACgtgtatattttaatattgctTTTTGAATAAATAAAGCAGTATTAGATGTTAGAAGAATTTTATAGGAAAATTGGTCTGGGGAGGATACCAGGAGGCGAATTAACTTGATGCAGTGATATTTTGTAAACATCACTAACTAATTATTGTAGAATACTATGGAAACTAAAAATTTTATGATCGCAATATTTGAATAGAATTCTTCTTTATACAAGACCTCCTATGCTAAAGTTttgtatataaaaaaatacataattAAATAGATTTCTCTTTTAAATAATGCTAAAGTTGTAAATATGTCATTGCATATAGTATTTAATGTTTGCTTATAATTAATCATTCACATTAGTTATTTATTTCATGTGAATTTGTTTGCATTGTTTGTCCTGTTCGCCATAAGTATTTTCCACAATGCATATAAAATAGGTGGAAAAATATGAGCTGATATTAGAGAATTCTAGATAACTAAATAATTGCTAAATTTAATCATTTTTCATGAAATAGAGTAAATTGAATTATTAGTGGTGGAGAGAAAATTATATAAACTAAGGATTCATTCATACAAGattagcataaaatatgaatgatcaatattattaatcgttttactttcTACACTGCACGTTTTTTATTTACATAAATAGATAGTCTTATTTATGAATAAATTTCTGTTATTAAAGAGAAGAGGCAGTAAATCAGAATTATATTGATCAAAAGTATTTTAAATAGCTCTTACTCTTAAATATTTAGTTTACATAATAGGCTAATGCAATAAGATAAAACAATAATGTTTCATATAACAAATAAAGAACTGCAAAACATACGTTTCTGGTTTCCTATGGCTTTCCTTAATCTCTTTCTTCTTCTTACGCAATCGGAATTATCTCAAACACGTTTAACAGTGCATAAGTATATCATAGTCACGCGATCGCTGATGTAAGAATTCCTTCCTTTTTTTATTCAATCCAATCATCTGAAAAACATTTAGCAATGTTTATTTTCATCGTGATCTCGTGGCTACCGATAGATGATACTTTACAGAAACGTTTCTGAAAGTAACATTTTACTTACGAGTTCTTTAAAAAAAGAGAACCCCCGCGATTcattaagaaatgtttatttataGGATAATTGTCAAGTTATTTCCTCACACGTTGTTTTGACCGCATTACGCGCACTGTTATCATCTACTATTGCTAAACATCATATCATAAATCGTATAAACAAGTAATGAATATATTGGAAAATAAATCAAAAACATATTCAGTGTAACAAATaaagttaaaaatatattttaaacagAGGTAAACAGGAGGGATGAACTATGTACCTTTAACTTAACAAAATACTTAACAATTTTAGACAAGTATACAAATTAAAGCTTATTTTTTTACTATGTTTCATAATTGCGCTTGGTCATCAACGCGATACCCCCGTGACATAAAAACATATTGATGAGTTTTTGTTGCTTATATTCTCGTGTTCTTTTTAACTTTTTTCCATTcattgttctattcattttaattattttacaaaaGTGCACGATAATTCTGCGATGTCAATGAATTCTAATCTATTCCCTGAATTATATCGTGTTATTTTAATGGCGCAAAGACAGTCAGAATAAAATTGACTGGTCACTCAAGGCTATCATAAGTCTACTCCTTCCATAGTGCTTGGGTACTCCACTGCATCACGTTTTTCTTTCTTTCGCGCGAATCTGTTGGCAGACTTCTGCATCTTTAGGAGAGGCAATGCAGTCATAAAAATAGGAAGCACTGACGTGCTTGACGAAAAATGGTCTTCAACTATTGTCGAATAATTAAATTCAGGTTTCTATATATGCACATTGCACATACTCACATAAAGCtatatttatgtaatttagaaagTTTCAAATCTGCCTATTAttcgaaattttttaaattctgtaTGAATTATATTTGTAAGTTTATGTATAGTATGAATGAACGAGCCGAAAGGTCCAAAAATAAAGTGGAAAATCTGAGAGAGTAGGAAATACACGAAGCTTTCTTGAATACGATAAGAGCAAAACGTTTAAAAGGTCTTGATAAAAGTGTAGACTGGATTGGTCGGTGAAGAAATACGATACGTATGGTACAGACTCGTGTGATCGCAGAAAGTACATCGATAGTGAACCATTATACTTTCAAAAAAGTGTTGTCATCACAGAACCTTGGAATTAGTTATTCTCGTTTATTACtaatagaaaaataattataGTGGAAAGTAAGTTACATTACGATGAATTGAAACCATTACAAGATACACT carries:
- the Usp7 gene encoding ubiquitin-specific protease 7 isoform X4, with amino-acid sequence MNHVNDQENLKQLNLAPVQVNEVEEMDTQEETPNDGGGDGNDTSPMNGEAELACIVQDQEMEEDEARSEATFRYTVENVSKMKDTQLSPPCYVRNLPWKIMVMPRSSQTQERSPQRSLGFFLQCNGESESASWSCYAIADLRLLSCKEGQEPFGRKIQHLFYSKENDWGFSHFMTWQDVLDPDKGFIKDDSITLEVYVMADAPHGVSWDSKKHTGFVGLKNQGATCYMNSLLQTLYFTNQLRKAVYKMPTESDDSSKSVALALQRVFHELQFSDKPVGTKKLTKSFGWETLDSFMQHDVQEFLRVLLDKLESKMKGTCVEGTVPKLFEGKMVSFIKCKNIDYKSTRVETFYDIQLNIKGKKNIYESFNDYVSTESLDGDNKYDAGENGLQEAEKGVIFQSFPPVLHLHLMRFQYDPLTDCSVKFNDRFEFYDKISLGKYLQNKEATSADYTLHAVLVHSGDNHGGHYVVFINPAGDGKWCKFDDDVVSRCTKQEAIEHNYGGQDEDMSMGVKHCTNAYMLVYIRNSELENVLQEVKEGDIPQELVERLQEEKRLEQIRRKERTEAYLYITVNVLLEDNFDGHQGNDLYDPEHALYRVFRVRKQCTLHEFLELLSDSLKYPIEQIRLWPLNIRSNQTSRPMPLELELDLQKSIYQCAENPNLWTVFVELVPPDSGLTALPPFDKDTDVLLFFKLYDPKNKKIHYCGHHYMPVQAKVQELIPILNERAGFPPDTELALYEEIKPNLVEKIENLTEALEKVLEELMDGDIIVFQKEENNQMYELPTCREYFKDLFHRVEVTFCDKTIPNDPGFTMELSLRMTYDQMARAVAQRVGTDPYLLQFFKCQNYKDSPGHPLKCTFEGSLKDLVSYCKPKTKKLYYQQLSIRVNELENKKQFKCIWVGPSLKEEKEIILYPNKNGTVATLLEEAKKQVELSENGSGKLRILEINCSKLSPGPKEDVPLDNLNTSGTKLYRIEEIPNDELNLAEDEMLVPVAHFHKDIFSTFGIPFFFKIKHGEPFPKMKERLLKKLGVQEKEFEKFKFAVVTMGKPHFIIDSPEYCMDLADFRIHPSQIYPLLNAGTLPHRPWLGLEHVNKAPKRSRINYLEKAIKIYN
- the Usp7 gene encoding ubiquitin-specific protease 7 isoform X2; protein product: MNHVNDQENLKQLNLAPVQVNEVEEMDTQEETPNDGGGDGNDTSPMNGEAELACIVQDQEMEEDEARSEATFRYTVENVSKMKDTQLSPPCYVRNLPWKIMVMPRSSQTQERSPQRSLGFFLQCNGESESASWSCYAIADLRLLSCKEGQEPFGRKIQHLFYSKENDWGFSHFMTWQDVLDPDKGFIKDDSITLEVYVMADAPHGVSWDSKKHTGFVGLKNQGATCYMNSLLQTLYFTNQLRKAVYKMPTESDDSSKSVALALQRVFHELQFSDKPVGTKKLTKSFGWETLDSFMQHDVQEFLRVLLDKLESKMKGTCVEGTVPKLFEGKMVSFIKCKNIDYKSTRVETFYDIQLNIKGKKNIYESFNDYVSTESLDGDNKYDAGENGLQEAEKGVIFQSFPPVLHLHLMRFQYDPLTDCSVKFNDRFEFYDKISLGKYLQNKEATSADYTLHAVLVHSGDNHGGHYVVFINPAGDGKWCKFDDDVVSRCTKQEAIEHNYGGQDEDMSMGVKHCTNAYMLVYIRNSELENVLQEVKEGDIPQELVERLQEEKRLEQIRRKERTEAYLYITVNVLLEDNFDGHQGNDLYDPEHALYRVFRVRKQCTLHEFLELLSDSLKYPIEQIRLWPLNIRSNQTSRPMPLELELDLQKSIYQCAENPNLWTVFVELVPPDSGLTALPPFDKDTDVLLFFKLYDPKNKKIHYCGHHYMPVQAKVQELIPILNERAGFPPDTELALYEEIKPNLVEKIENLTEALEKVLEELMDGDIIVFQKEENNQMYELPTCREYFKDLFHRVEVTFCDKTIPNDPGFTMELSLRMTYDQMARAVAQRVGTDPYLLQFFKCQNYKDSPGHPLKCTFEGSLKDLVSYCKPKTKKLYYQQLSIRVNELENKKQFKCIWVGPSLKEEKEIILYPNKNGTVATLLEEAKKQVELSENGSGKLRILEINCSKLSPGPKEDVPLDNLNTSGTKLYRIEEIPNDELNLAEDEMLVPVAHFHKDIFSTFGIPFFFKIKHGEPFPKMKERLLKKLGVQEKEFEKFKFAVVTMGKPHFIIDSPEYCMDLADFRIHPSQSTLPHRPWLGLEHVNKAPKRSRINYLEKAIKIYN
- the Usp7 gene encoding ubiquitin-specific protease 7 isoform X1 codes for the protein MNHVNDQENLKQLNLAPVQVNEVEEMDTQEETPNDGGGDGNDTSPMNGEAELACIVQDQEMEEDEARSEATFRYTVENVSKMKDTQLSPPCYVRNLPWKIMVMPRSSQTQERSPQRSLGFFLQCNGESESASWSCYAIADLRLLSCKEGQEPFGRKIQHLFYSKENDWGFSHFMTWQDVLDPDKGFIKDDSITLEVYVMADAPHGVSWDSKKHTGFVGLKNQGATCYMNSLLQTLYFTNQLRKAVYKMPTESDDSSKSVALALQRVFHELQFSDKPVGTKKLTKSFGWETLDSFMQHDVQEFLRVLLDKLESKMKGTCVEGTVPKLFEGKMVSFIKCKNIDYKSTRVETFYDIQLNIKGKKNIYESFNDYVSTESLDGDNKYDAGENGLQEAEKGVIFQSFPPVLHLHLMRFQYDPLTDCSVKFNDRFEFYDKISLGKYLQNKEATSADYTLHAVLVHSGDNHGGHYVVFINPAGDGKWCKFDDDVVSRCTKQEAIEHNYGGQDEDMSMGVKHCTNAYMLVYIRNSELENVLQEVKEGDIPQELVERLQEEKRLEQIRRKERTEAYLYITVNVLLEDNFDGHQGNDLYDPEHALYRVFRVRKQCTLHEFLELLSDSLKYPIEQIRLWPLNIRSNQTSRPMPLELELDLQKSIYQCAENPNLWTVFVELVPPDSGLTALPPFDKDTDVLLFFKLYDPKNKKIHYCGHHYMPVQAKVQELIPILNERAGFPPDTELALYEEIKPNLVEKIENLTEALEKVLEELMDGDIIVFQKEENNQMYELPTCREYFKDLFHRVEVTFCDKTIPNDPGFTMELSLRMTYDQMARAVAQRVGTDPYLLQFFKCQNYKDSPGHPLKCTFEGSLKDLVSYCKPKTKKLYYQQLSIRVNELENKKQFKCIWVGPSLKEEKEIILYPNKNGTVATLLEEAKKQVELSENGSGKLRILEINCSKLSPGPKEDVPLDNLNTSGTKLYRIEEIPNDELNLAEDEMLVPVAHFHKDIFSTFGIPFFFKIKHGEPFPKMKERLLKKLGVQEKEFEKFAVVTMGKPHFIIDSPEYCMDLADFRIHPSQIYPLLNAGTLPHRPWLGLEHVNKAPKRSRINYLEKAIKIYN
- the Usp7 gene encoding ubiquitin-specific protease 7 isoform X5 gives rise to the protein MTWQDVLDPDKGFIKDDSITLEVYVMADAPHGVSWDSKKHTGFVGLKNQGATCYMNSLLQTLYFTNQLRKAVYKMPTESDDSSKSVALALQRVFHELQFSDKPVGTKKLTKSFGWETLDSFMQHDVQEFLRVLLDKLESKMKGTCVEGTVPKLFEGKMVSFIKCKNIDYKSTRVETFYDIQLNIKGKKNIYESFNDYVSTESLDGDNKYDAGENGLQEAEKGVIFQSFPPVLHLHLMRFQYDPLTDCSVKFNDRFEFYDKISLGKYLQNKEATSADYTLHAVLVHSGDNHGGHYVVFINPAGDGKWCKFDDDVVSRCTKQEAIEHNYGGQDEDMSMGVKHCTNAYMLVYIRNSELENVLQEVKEGDIPQELVERLQEEKRLEQIRRKERTEAYLYITVNVLLEDNFDGHQGNDLYDPEHALYRVFRVRKQCTLHEFLELLSDSLKYPIEQIRLWPLNIRSNQTSRPMPLELELDLQKSIYQCAENPNLWTVFVELVPPDSGLTALPPFDKDTDVLLFFKLYDPKNKKIHYCGHHYMPVQAKVQELIPILNERAGFPPDTELALYEEIKPNLVEKIENLTEALEKVLEELMDGDIIVFQKEENNQMYELPTCREYFKDLFHRVEVTFCDKTIPNDPGFTMELSLRMTYDQMARAVAQRVGTDPYLLQFFKCQNYKDSPGHPLKCTFEGSLKDLVSYCKPKTKKLYYQQLSIRVNELENKKQFKCIWVGPSLKEEKEIILYPNKNGTVATLLEEAKKQVELSENGSGKLRILEINCSKLSPGPKEDVPLDNLNTSGTKLYRIEEIPNDELNLAEDEMLVPVAHFHKDIFSTFGIPFFFKIKHGEPFPKMKERLLKKLGVQEKEFEKFKFAVVTMGKPHFIIDSPEYCMDLADFRIHPSQIYPLLNAGTLPHRPWLGLEHVNKAPKRSRINYLEKAIKIYN
- the Usp7 gene encoding ubiquitin-specific protease 7 isoform X3 — protein: MNHVNDQENLKQLNLAPVQVNEVEEMDTQEETPNDGGGDGNDTSPMNGEAELACIVQDQEMEEDEARSEATFRYTVENVSKMKDTQLSPPCYVRNLPWKIMVMPRSSQTQERSPQRSLGFFLQCNGESESASWSCYAIADLRLLSCKEGQEPFGRKIQHLFYSKENDWGFSHFMTWQDVLDPDKGFIKDDSITLEVYVMADAPHGVSWDSKKHTGFVGLKNQGATCYMNSLLQTLYFTNQLRKAVYKMPTESDDSSKSVALALQRVFHELQFSDKPVGTKKLTKSFGWETLDSFMQHDVQEFLRVLLDKLESKMKGTCVEGTVPKLFEGKMVSFIKCKNIDYKSTRVETFYDIQLNIKGKKNIYESFNDYVSTESLDGDNKYDAGENGLQEAEKGVIFQSFPPVLHLHLMRFQYDPLTDCSVKFNDRFEFYDKISLGKYLQNKEATSADYTLHAVLVHSGDNHGGHYVVFINPAGDGKWCKFDDDVVSRCTKQEAIEHNYGGQDEDMSMGVKHCTNAYMLVYIRNSELENVLQEVKEGDIPQELVERLQEEKRLEQIRRKERTEAYLYITVNVLLEDNFDGHQGNDLYDPEHALYRVFRVRKQCTLHEFLELLSDSLKYPIEQIRLWPLNIRSNQTSRPMPLELELDLQKSIYQCAENPNLWTVFVELVPPDSGLTALPPFDKDTDVLLFFKLYDPKNKKIHYCGHHYMPVQAKVQELIPILNERAGFPPDTELALYEEIKPNLVEKIENLTEALEKVLEELMDGDIIVFQKEENNQMYELPTCREYFKDLFHRVEVTFCDKTIPNDPGFTMELSLRMTYDQMARAVAQRVGTDPYLLQFFKCQNYKDSPGHPLKCTFEGSLKDLVSYCKPKTKKLYYQQLSIRVNELENKKQFKCIWVGPSLKEEKEIILYPNKNGTVATLLEEAKKQVELSENGSGKLRILEINCSKLSPGPKEDVPLDNLNTSGTKLYRIEEIPNDELNLAEDEMLVPVAHFHKDIFSTFGIPFFFKIKHGEPFPKMKERLLKKLGVQEKEFEKFAVVTMGKPHFIIDSPEYCMDLADFRIHPSQSTLPHRPWLGLEHVNKAPKRSRINYLEKAIKIYN